The Malus domestica chromosome 10, GDT2T_hap1 genome contains a region encoding:
- the LOC103445998 gene encoding RING-H2 finger protein ATL74-like — protein sequence MAQTSPPPIPSVPPIPSPISIRTLCDQNPNHDQFQPIHHLNFMVILAAILCALVCVLGINSMLHCVFQCASRAVIEPVEWVASRRLNSGLKKKEMVALPTSTYADSGTTSPSSSSSGCAICLADFSDGDKLRVLPKCNHRFHVACIDKWLLCHSSCPTCRHRLKSSDCMPSLSEIVTA from the coding sequence ATGGCTCAAACATCCCCTCCTCCAATTCCTTCAGTGCCTCCAATTCCCAGTCCCATCTCAATAAGAACACTTTGTGATCAAAACCCTAATCATGATCAATTCCAACCCATTCATCATCTCAATTTTATGGTCATCTTGGCAGCAATTTTGTGTGCCCTTGTGTGTGTTCTTGGTATCAATTCCATGTTGCACTGCGTTTTTCAATGCGCAAGTCGTGCCGTCATTGAACCGGTCGAATGGGTAGCTTCACGCCGGCTTAATTCAGGCCtaaagaagaaggaaatggtGGCTTTGCCTACTTCAACTTACGCTGATTCAGGTACTACTTCTCCATCTTCGTCGTCTTCAGGCTGCGCTATTTGTTTGGCTGATTTTTCTGATGGGGACAAGTTAAGGGTGCTGCCCAAGTGCAACCATCGGTTTCATGTTGCCTGCATTGACAAGTGGTTGCTCTGCCACTCTTCTTGTCCGACTTGCCGACATCGGCTCAAGTCCAGTGACTGCATGCCCTCTCTTTCTGAGATTGTCACAGCCTAA
- the LOC103445997 gene encoding choline-phosphate cytidylyltransferase 1-like, whose translation MEEEKQQSIKEEEEEERPVRVYADGIYDLFHFGHASSLEQAKKLFPNTYLLVGCCGDEITHNYKGKTVMTEKERYESLRHCRWVDEVIPDAPWVLSQEFLDKHKIDFVAHDSLPYANASGSGKDVYEFVKSVGKFKETKRTDGISTSDLIMRIVKDYNQYVMRNLDRGYTRKDLGVSYVREKRLRVNMGLKRLRERVKEHQEKVGEKIQIVTQTATMRHNEWVENADRLVAGFLERFEEGFHKMGTAIRDRIQKRIRKQQFRGLLYEEEDDDDEFYDDSEEENDDEDEN comes from the exons atggaggaagagaagCAGCAGAGTattaaggaggaggaggaggaggagcgtCCAGTGAGAGTATATGCAGACGGCATTTATGATCTCTTTCACTTCGGCCATGCCAGTTCTCTCGAGCAAGCCAAGAAGct GTTCCCCAATACGTACCTGCTTGTTGGCTGCTGTGGTGATGAAATTACCCACAATTATAAGGGAAAAACTGTTATGACTGAGAAGGAGCGCTATGAATCGCTCCGCCATTGCAG ATGGGTGGACGAAGTTATCCCAGATGCACCATGGGTGCTCTCGCAAGAGTTTCTTGACAAGCATAAGATTGACTTTGTGGCACATGACTCTCTTCC CTATGCTAATGCAAGTGGCTCTGGAAAGGATGTCTATGAATTT GTTAAGTCTGTTGGGAAGTTTAAAGAAACAAAGCGAACTGATGGGATCTCTACATCGGATCTCATAATGAGGATAGTTAAAGATTACAACCAGTATGTGATGCGTAATTTGGACCGTGGGTACACAAGAAAAGATCTAGGTGTCAGCTAtgtgagg GAAAAGCGACTGAGAGTCAACATGGGACTGAAAAGATTGCGTGAGAGGGTGAAGGAGCACCAAGAAAAAGTAGGAGAGAAG ATACAAATAGTAACGCAGACTGCCACCATGCGTCATAATGAATGGGTGGAGAACGCTGACCGGCTGGTTGCTGGATTTCTGGAGAGGTTTGAAGAAGGTTTCCATAAAATG GGAACAGCCATAAGGGACCGAATTCAAAAGCGAATAAGGAAGCAGCAGTTCAGAGGGCTTTtatatgaagaagaagatgatgatgatgaattcTATGATGACTCTGAAGAAGAAAACGATGATGAAGACGAGAACTGA